TCATTGCATCAGGTTCAAGATAATTGGTTTTGTACATAACAAAAATGACTAATATAATTTCTACCATAAGCGGTAAATCTAGGatttctagttaaataaaagacaTTTCAACATTCTATACAGTATGGTGACGGAATGGTTTTGCTAAACCCGGTGCAGTCGCGTCATAGCCATTAGATGGAGACAAAGCAGATAACGCGCCGAAATAACACGCACTGTTTCCCATCAAGAGAAAGTGGTACGTGTTTTGTATTTGTCCCAGTGAGTCATGTTTGCACCATGTCAATTTCAATGTCTGCTCCTGAAAATAACCTTTTCGCAGAGAGATATTTTTTATCTTCCGCAATAACATATCTGGTGTTCGATCTAAATAGTATTGCAGAAACTACATTCTTTATACTCTGGTCTTTTTCTTATAAAATAATTTGATATCCAATCTGACCAGAATTCTTATGGAAAAATTAGTTTAATATAGAATAATTACATGTAACTTTCTCAACTCAATGGGTGTGGAAAATCGATGTAAAAAAGTGATCTAAATAAAAAGGAAAACACCTCGCTCTAGATAAAAGACATATTCCTTCATTTAATTTTATAAATGTTCTTGCCTAGCAATAACAATACATTGTCATCATGGGCTGTCAATCGAGAACTAAACCAAGTAGGCAAAAAAATCTGACGCAGTGTTAATCTAGGCGTTGCTGCTGTTTCACTCCCCCTTGAGCAGTAAGGACTAGTTTGCGAGAGATCACAGGCAGAGAGATGAGCGAGGCACGGGGATGAGACATTGGCCGCTGTTTGATTTCATGCTATTTTTTGATAATAGGACGCGATTGGATGCCACGATACTAGAGAATGTGCTGGCGAGGCCAGCCCAACCGCCtgtgttctaaaatggatttgaaATTGCGGTAGGTTTCCCTGTTCATTGTGCGGTCCGCGGCCGTAGATAAAGATGCGTGAAGCGCTGCTGGCCAAGTCCAGTATTGATTCAATTGAAAAGCATGATGTTTTCTTGTTCTTGCTCGAAATGGAATTACTGTCGTTTTCTCTGTTGTTTGGATTGTTCATGATAAAAACACTAATCGATGACACAAGGACACCTAGACCACCATATTGCCAGGATAATTGATGATTCCTCCCAATGAAAACAAGGTGTCGGTCTGCAAAACCATGGGGGACAAGGATAACAATCTCAAAACGGCTAAATTGTGGAGAGATGCTGCTCTCCGTTCTAGGAAGCTGCGAAGCAACCAGCGACAGCTCACACTCTGCTCCCAAAACAGGGAGAAGATCATTTTACCTGAAAATATAAGCGATATCGAGGTACTAAATCTGGGCAATAACTCGCTGCACGAGCTACCAGAAGGATTGGGGGCAACCCTCACAAACCTGCGTAGCCTTGTCCTCCGCAGGAACAAATTTGTAACAGTTCCTTTTGTGGTGTTTGAACTGGGTCCTCTTGTGGAACTGGACATGAGCCACAACTGCTTGGGCCACTTCTCTGAGGACATAGGCCTGCTGAAGGGGCTGAAAAAGCTCTGCATCAGTCACAACAACATCCAGTACCTGCCATCACAGATTGGGGCACTGCATTGTTTAGAGGAGCTGGACATAAGCTTCAATGACATATGTGATTTCCCCAGGTCCTTCTCACAGCTCAAGAGGCTCCGTTCTCTGGATGCTGATCACAACAAGCTGAACCAGTTTCCCCCAGAGATTCTTGCCCTCAGTGACATGGAGGAGCTTGACTGCTCTGGGAATACGTTTGCGTGTCTACCAGAGGACATCACTAAGCTGCAGTCCATCAAGAACCTGTGGCTCAGCAGCATTCACATCTCCACGTTACCAGACACGTTCTGTCACCTGCACAACCTAGAGAGCCTGATGCTGGACAGTAACAACCTCACAGCTCTGCCTCATTCCTTTGGCAACCTGCAGAGACTTAAAATGGTCAATCTATCCTCTAATGAGCTAGAGGAGTTTCCCCAGGTTATCCTAAACATCACAGGACTAGAAGAGCTTTACCTGAGTAGAAATAAACTGTCTTTTGTTCCAGAGGAGATAGGCCAGATGTGTAGGCTGGCAAACCTCTGGTTAGACAATAATAACATTACTTATCTGCCCGACTCCATTGTGGAGCTAAATAGATTGGAGGAGCTTGTTTTACAGGGTAACCAAATAGCCATTCTTCCAGATAACTTTGGAAAACTTTCCAAGGTAAACATTTGGAAAGTGAAGGATAACCCCCTCATCCAGCCTCCCTATGAGGTCTGTATGAAGGGGATCCCCTACATCGGTGCTTATCAAAAGGAACTCGCACATTCCCAGCTGGCTGTGAAACCCAGGTTAAAACTGGTCCTGATGGGAATGAAAAATGCTGGGAAAACACAGCTCAGGCAGAGTGTTGTGAGTGAGCAGCAGGATGCCCACTCTGCTCAGGGAAACAAAGGGGTTGATGTGACTAACTGGGTAGCGGACGCCGATCGCAGTCTTACATTTTTAGTGTATGACCTGTCAGGGAAGCCAAACTATGACCTCATCAAacctttctttctctcacctGGTGCTCTGTACATCCTCGTTGTGAATCTAAAAACATACTCACCAAATAACTTTTACCCCCACGTGGGCTACTTCCTCCATCTCCTCAATGCCAAAGTGCCCCATGCTGTGGTCTGCATGGTGGGCACGCACACAGACCTGTGTGGAGACatggaggtggaggggaagaACCTTGATATCCACAGACAGATTTCCCTGCAGGAGAAGTGGGACACTCATTGCCTGCGGAGCCTTGCCCACCAGGTGGACCAGGCCCTGGAGCAGGGCTACAACGTCCGCACCTCCAGCCCTCACATCCTCTTCTACGGCGTCACAGACAAGAACCTGAGACGGAAGAAAGCCCAGCTGCAGTACATGCTGAACCACAGGCTACAGATCCTGTCCCCTGTCCTGTGTGTCAGCTGCACGAAGAGCCAGAGGAACATCCAGAGGCTGAGGGAGAAGCTCATGTCAGTGGCTGACCATCGCGACATCTTCCCCAACCTCCACCGCGTGCTGCCCAAGTCCTGGCAGATGCTGGAGGAGCTGCACTTTAAGCCCCAGGACCTGTGGCTCTCGTGGTGGGACTCGGCCCGTTTGGGCCTCCAGGCTGGGCTCACGGAGGACCGCCTGCAGAGTGCCCTTTCCTACCTACACGAGAGTGGTAAGCTACTCTACTTCGAGGACAGCCGGACACTAAAGGAGTATGTCTTTCACAACCTGCCACGCTTAATTGCCATCCTCAACGTCTTCTTCCAGAGGGATGAGTCCACGCTGCTGGAGAGACTACTGTCGGACAGTGAGAAGGGGGACAAGAGGAGGACCAGTGTAGTAATagatggggagaagggagagaaccTCAGGGCTACCCATCTACAGCACCAAGTGGAGGGCTTCCTCAGCCACGGCCTCCTGCCTTCTAACATCATCCGGCTGCTCCTGAGACCTCTCATCCAAACCCAGCAGGACCTCCACCTCATCATGGAGCTGCTAGAGAAGATGGGGGTCTGCTACTGCATTAACA
The sequence above is a segment of the Oncorhynchus gorbuscha isolate QuinsamMale2020 ecotype Even-year linkage group LG16, OgorEven_v1.0, whole genome shotgun sequence genome. Coding sequences within it:
- the LOC124000820 gene encoding malignant fibrous histiocytoma-amplified sequence 1 homolog; amino-acid sequence: MIPPNENKVSVCKTMGDKDNNLKTAKLWRDAALRSRKLRSNQRQLTLCSQNREKIILPENISDIEVLNLGNNSLHELPEGLGATLTNLRSLVLRRNKFVTVPFVVFELGPLVELDMSHNCLGHFSEDIGLLKGLKKLCISHNNIQYLPSQIGALHCLEELDISFNDICDFPRSFSQLKRLRSLDADHNKLNQFPPEILALSDMEELDCSGNTFACLPEDITKLQSIKNLWLSSIHISTLPDTFCHLHNLESLMLDSNNLTALPHSFGNLQRLKMVNLSSNELEEFPQVILNITGLEELYLSRNKLSFVPEEIGQMCRLANLWLDNNNITYLPDSIVELNRLEELVLQGNQIAILPDNFGKLSKVNIWKVKDNPLIQPPYEVCMKGIPYIGAYQKELAHSQLAVKPRLKLVLMGMKNAGKTQLRQSVVSEQQDAHSAQGNKGVDVTNWVADADRSLTFLVYDLSGKPNYDLIKPFFLSPGALYILVVNLKTYSPNNFYPHVGYFLHLLNAKVPHAVVCMVGTHTDLCGDMEVEGKNLDIHRQISLQEKWDTHCLRSLAHQVDQALEQGYNVRTSSPHILFYGVTDKNLRRKKAQLQYMLNHRLQILSPVLCVSCTKSQRNIQRLREKLMSVADHRDIFPNLHRVLPKSWQMLEELHFKPQDLWLSWWDSARLGLQAGLTEDRLQSALSYLHESGKLLYFEDSRTLKEYVFHNLPRLIAILNVFFQRDESTLLERLLSDSEKGDKRRTSVVIDGEKGENLRATHLQHQVEGFLSHGLLPSNIIRLLLRPLIQTQQDLHLIMELLEKMGVCYCINKPRSKPLNGATVWYKFPSYVSNEEPHAEAWVNGSSVAVSQFFSVEQLQIEYSFPFLFPPGLFARYSVQINSHVVQRSDGRHQIFAYRGKVPVVVSYQPARGRMQAESLSIASHASLPNIWTAWQAITPLVEELNVLLQEWPGLYYTVHVLCSKCLKRGSPKPHTFPGELLSQPRPEGLTEIICPKNGSERVNVALVYPPTPTVVSPCLK